In Mixta intestinalis, the following are encoded in one genomic region:
- the sapB gene encoding putrescine export ABC transporter permease SapB — MIIYTLRRLVLLLVTLIMLTLVAFSLSYFTPHAPLQGASLLDAWWFWFDGVLHLDFGVSSINGQSINLQLRDVFPATLELCILAFALALLLGIPLGIIAGVTRNKWQDRAIGAFSLLGFSMPVFWLALLLTLFFSLNLGWLPVSGRIDLLYQLKSVTGFALVDALLSDSPWRNEMIVSVIMHMILPVTVLAVGPTTEIIRLLRNSTSDVIDKNYVKAAATRGLSRFTVIRRHVLHNALPPVIPRLGLQFSTMLTLAMITEVVFSWPGLGRWLINAIRQQDYAAISAGVMVVGSLVIVVNIISDILGAIMSPLKHKEWYALR; from the coding sequence GTGATTATCTATACGCTGCGTCGCCTGGTTCTGCTGCTGGTTACGCTGATTATGCTGACGCTGGTGGCCTTCAGCCTGAGCTATTTTACTCCGCATGCGCCGTTGCAGGGTGCCTCCCTGCTGGATGCCTGGTGGTTCTGGTTTGATGGCGTGCTGCATCTTGATTTTGGCGTTTCCAGCATTAACGGCCAGTCGATCAACCTGCAACTGCGTGATGTATTTCCGGCCACGCTGGAACTCTGTATTCTGGCGTTCGCGCTGGCGCTGCTGTTAGGCATTCCGCTAGGTATTATTGCGGGCGTGACGCGCAATAAGTGGCAGGATCGCGCCATTGGTGCCTTCTCTCTGCTCGGTTTTTCCATGCCGGTCTTCTGGCTGGCGCTGCTGCTGACGCTGTTTTTCTCGCTCAACCTCGGCTGGTTGCCGGTCAGCGGTCGTATCGATCTGCTTTATCAGCTTAAGTCGGTAACCGGTTTTGCGCTGGTTGACGCGCTGCTCAGCGACTCCCCGTGGCGCAATGAGATGATTGTCAGCGTGATAATGCATATGATCCTGCCGGTCACCGTGCTGGCGGTCGGCCCCACTACCGAGATTATCCGCCTGCTGCGCAACAGCACCAGCGATGTGATCGATAAAAACTATGTTAAAGCTGCCGCTACGCGCGGTCTGTCGCGTTTTACGGTCATTCGTCGTCACGTTCTGCATAATGCGCTGCCGCCGGTAATTCCACGTCTTGGCCTGCAATTTTCCACCATGCTGACGCTGGCGATGATCACTGAAGTGGTGTTCAGTTGGCCAGGTCTGGGCCGCTGGCTGATTAACGCCATCCGCCAGCAGGATTACGCGGCGATCTCCGCTGGCGTGATGGTGGTCGGCAGCCTGGTGATCGTCGTCAATATAATATCCGATATTCTGGGCGCGATAATGTCCCCGCTGAAACATAAGGAATGGTATGCCCTCCGATAA
- the sapD gene encoding putrescine export ABC transporter ATP-binding protein SapD, translating to MPLLDIRNLTIEFMTADGPVKAVDRVNLTLNEGEIRGLVGESGSGKSLIAKAICGVTKDNWRVSADRMRFDDIDLLRLSPRERRRIVGHNVSMIFQEPQSCLDPSESIGRQLIQAIPGWTWKGRWYQRFRWRHARAVELLHRVGIKDHKDIMRSYPYELTEGECQKVMIAIALANQPRLLIADEPTNAMEPTTQAQIFRLLSRLNQNNNTTILLISHDLRTMSQWANRINVLYCGQTVETAASSDLIATPHHPYTQALIRAMPDFGSALPHKSRLNTLPGAIPSLEHLPIGCRLGPRCPYAQKKCIETPRLAGSKNHLYACHFPLNMENA from the coding sequence ATGCCGTTACTCGATATTCGTAACCTTACCATTGAGTTTATGACCGCCGACGGCCCGGTTAAGGCGGTCGATCGCGTTAACCTGACGCTGAATGAAGGTGAAATTCGCGGTTTGGTGGGGGAGTCTGGCTCTGGTAAAAGCTTGATTGCTAAAGCGATCTGCGGCGTGACCAAAGATAACTGGCGCGTCAGCGCCGATCGGATGCGCTTCGATGATATCGATCTGCTGCGCCTGTCGCCGCGTGAGCGCCGCCGTATCGTCGGTCATAACGTATCGATGATTTTTCAGGAGCCGCAATCCTGCCTCGATCCCTCCGAAAGCATCGGGCGTCAGCTGATTCAGGCGATACCCGGCTGGACCTGGAAGGGACGCTGGTATCAACGCTTTCGCTGGCGTCACGCGCGCGCAGTGGAACTGCTGCATCGCGTGGGCATTAAAGATCATAAAGATATCATGCGCAGCTATCCCTATGAGCTGACCGAAGGGGAATGTCAGAAGGTGATGATCGCCATTGCGCTGGCGAACCAGCCGCGCCTGCTGATTGCCGATGAGCCAACTAACGCCATGGAGCCAACCACCCAGGCACAGATTTTCCGCCTGTTAAGCCGCCTCAACCAGAACAACAACACCACTATTCTGTTGATTAGCCACGATCTGCGCACCATGAGCCAGTGGGCCAACCGCATCAACGTGCTCTACTGTGGGCAAACAGTGGAAACGGCCGCCAGCAGCGATCTGATCGCCACGCCGCATCACCCCTATACTCAGGCGCTGATCCGCGCGATGCCCGACTTCGGCAGCGCGTTGCCGCATAAAAGCCGCCTGAATACGCTACCGGGGGCGATTCCTTCGCTGGAGCATCTGCCGATCGGCTGCCGTCTTGGCCCACGCTGCCCCTACGCGCAGAAAAAATGTATTGAGACACCGCGTCTGGCCGGCTCGAAAAACCACCTTTACGCCTGCCACTTTCCGTTAAATATGGAGAACGCCTGA
- the fabI gene encoding enoyl-ACP reductase FabI, whose product MGFLSGKRILITGVASKLSIAWGIAQAMHKQGAELAFTYQNDKLKGRVEEFAKDLGSDIVLPCDVAEDESIKALFTELAKTWPKFDGFVHSIGFAPGDQLDGDYVNAVTREGFKIAHDISAYSFVAMAKECRAMLNPNSALLTLSYLGAERAIPNYNVMGLAKASLEANVRYMANAMGPEGVRVNAVSAGPIRTLAASGIKDFRKMLAHCEAVTPIRRTVTIEDVGNSAAFLCSDLAGGITGEVVHVDGGFSIAAMNELELK is encoded by the coding sequence ATGGGTTTTCTTTCCGGTAAGCGCATTCTGATTACTGGCGTTGCCAGTAAACTCTCCATCGCCTGGGGTATTGCACAGGCGATGCACAAACAGGGCGCAGAGCTGGCTTTCACCTATCAGAACGATAAACTGAAAGGCCGCGTAGAAGAGTTCGCGAAAGACCTGGGTTCCGATATCGTGCTGCCCTGTGACGTTGCTGAAGATGAGAGCATCAAAGCGCTGTTTACTGAACTGGCAAAAACCTGGCCTAAGTTTGACGGTTTCGTTCACTCCATCGGCTTCGCCCCCGGCGATCAGCTGGATGGTGACTACGTTAATGCCGTTACCCGCGAAGGATTTAAAATCGCACATGACATCAGCGCCTACAGCTTTGTGGCGATGGCAAAAGAGTGCCGCGCTATGCTGAACCCGAATTCAGCGCTGCTGACGCTCTCTTACCTGGGCGCAGAACGCGCTATCCCGAACTATAACGTGATGGGTCTGGCGAAAGCGTCTCTGGAAGCAAACGTACGTTACATGGCGAACGCCATGGGCCCGGAAGGCGTGCGAGTTAACGCCGTATCTGCCGGTCCGATCCGTACGCTGGCTGCTTCCGGCATCAAAGACTTCCGTAAAATGCTGGCGCATTGCGAAGCGGTAACGCCGATTCGCCGTACCGTGACCATTGAAGATGTGGGTAACTCCGCCGCATTCCTCTGTTCCGATCTGGCTGGTGGTATCACCGGTGAAGTGGTTCACGTTGACGGCGGCTTCAGCATCGCTGCCATGAACGAACTGGAACTGAAATAA
- the sapC gene encoding putrescine export ABC transporter permease SapC, protein MPSDNIYAEKRLPSPFRYTWRLFYHDTSAMVGFYGFIALLLLCLFGGWLAPYGLDQQFLGYQLLPPSWSRYGDVSFFLGTDDLGRDVLSRLLSGTAPTVGSALLVTLAAGLCAVVLGVLAGITHGLRSAVMNHILDTLLSIPSLLLAIVVVAFIGPRLEHALLAVWLALLPRLVRAIYTAVHDELEKDYIVAARLDGASNAGILRYAILPNILPLLVSEFTRALSMAILDIAALGFLDLGAQLPSPEWGAMLGDALELIYVAPWTVMLPGAAIMLSVLIINLLGDGIRRAIVAGVE, encoded by the coding sequence ATGCCCTCCGATAATATCTACGCCGAGAAGCGGCTACCCAGTCCCTTTCGCTATACCTGGCGTCTGTTTTATCACGATACCAGCGCAATGGTCGGCTTCTACGGTTTTATCGCCCTGCTGCTGCTTTGCCTGTTCGGCGGCTGGCTGGCTCCTTATGGCCTGGATCAGCAGTTCCTCGGCTATCAGCTGCTACCGCCCTCCTGGTCGCGCTATGGCGACGTCTCTTTTTTCCTCGGAACCGACGATCTGGGGCGCGATGTGCTGAGCCGTCTGCTGAGCGGCACGGCGCCGACCGTCGGTTCCGCTCTGCTGGTGACGCTGGCGGCGGGGCTGTGCGCAGTGGTGCTCGGCGTGCTGGCAGGTATTACGCACGGCCTGCGTTCGGCGGTGATGAATCATATTCTCGATACGCTGCTGTCGATCCCTTCGCTGCTGCTGGCGATCGTGGTGGTGGCTTTTATCGGTCCACGGCTGGAACATGCGCTGCTGGCGGTCTGGCTGGCGCTGTTGCCGCGGCTGGTACGCGCCATTTATACCGCCGTACACGATGAGCTGGAAAAAGATTATATCGTTGCGGCACGGCTGGACGGTGCCAGCAACGCGGGCATTCTGCGCTACGCAATTCTGCCGAATATTCTGCCACTGCTGGTCAGCGAATTTACCCGTGCGCTGTCAATGGCGATTCTCGATATCGCCGCGCTGGGCTTTCTCGATCTCGGTGCACAGCTGCCCTCGCCGGAATGGGGCGCGATGCTGGGCGACGCGCTCGAACTGATCTACGTGGCGCCCTGGACAGTGATGCTACCCGGCGCGGCAATTATGCTGAGCGTATTAATTATCAACCTGTTGGGCGACGGGATTCGCCGCGCCATTGTGGCAGGAGTGGAATAA
- a CDS encoding LysR family transcriptional regulator, translated as MDIKQLIYLCNLERERHFGRAAEASFVSQPTLSMRLKNLERELGLSLINRSNNFDGFTAEGERVLAWAREIVSVYQGLKLEVESLKHGVNGTLRIGVVPQCSVSLPLLLKMVSNRYPQLDYRVAVLSADQLLEALTSHTVDVGIGFFELATLRELHFQAESLTDNGVELVYHPDHFPQLDELEQLRMGDIATLPLCLAEPTRYFRRYLDASFREAGVTQRVILESTSIFQLLQGVQVGLGCLIAPAGHLLPEMNPDLHHRPLAIAPMARHAAVVIAEPGRATPLSQHFFDEVRRILSEA; from the coding sequence ATGGATATAAAACAGCTTATTTACCTGTGTAATCTGGAGCGAGAACGTCATTTCGGGCGTGCGGCAGAAGCCAGCTTCGTTAGCCAGCCGACGCTGTCCATGCGCCTGAAAAACCTGGAGCGTGAACTGGGCCTGTCTTTGATTAACCGCAGCAATAACTTTGATGGCTTTACCGCTGAAGGAGAAAGGGTGCTGGCCTGGGCACGTGAAATTGTTTCCGTCTACCAGGGCCTGAAGCTGGAGGTCGAGTCGCTAAAGCATGGCGTAAACGGCACGCTGCGTATCGGTGTGGTGCCGCAATGCAGCGTATCGCTGCCGCTACTGCTGAAAATGGTCAGCAATCGTTATCCGCAGCTCGATTACCGTGTGGCCGTGCTTAGCGCCGATCAGCTGCTGGAAGCGTTAACCAGCCATACGGTGGATGTCGGCATCGGCTTTTTCGAACTGGCTACGCTGCGTGAACTGCATTTTCAGGCAGAATCCTTAACAGATAATGGCGTTGAGCTGGTCTATCACCCCGATCATTTCCCTCAGCTGGATGAGCTCGAGCAGCTGCGTATGGGGGATATCGCCACGCTACCGCTCTGTCTGGCGGAGCCTACCCGCTATTTTCGACGTTACCTGGACGCCAGCTTTCGCGAAGCGGGAGTAACGCAGCGGGTGATTCTGGAAAGCACCTCGATTTTTCAGCTGCTACAGGGCGTGCAGGTAGGTTTAGGCTGCCTGATCGCACCGGCAGGACATCTGTTACCTGAAATGAACCCTGACTTGCATCATCGCCCGCTGGCAATTGCACCGATGGCGCGTCATGCGGCGGTCGTCATCGCCGAGCCGGGGAGGGCCACACCGCTGTCGCAACACTTTTTTGACGAGGTGCGGCGTATCCTCAGTGAGGCCTAA
- a CDS encoding carboxymuconolactone decarboxylase family protein → MSQRIDYTKTSPAGVKALGGVYAYIAQCGLDNTLVELVYLRVSQINGCAFCLDMHTRDLLKKGLSPVKLSLVQVWQEAENVFTEREKAALLWAETVTRVAETHVPDRDFEAASAIFTAKELADLTMAIGLINAYNRLAISFRNVPQEAIDAGGAV, encoded by the coding sequence ATGAGCCAACGTATTGATTACACTAAAACTTCCCCTGCCGGAGTAAAAGCCCTCGGCGGCGTCTACGCCTATATCGCACAATGTGGGCTGGATAACACGCTTGTCGAGTTAGTTTACCTGCGGGTGAGTCAGATAAACGGGTGTGCATTCTGTCTGGATATGCACACGCGCGATCTGTTAAAGAAAGGGCTGAGTCCGGTGAAGCTGTCCCTTGTCCAGGTGTGGCAGGAAGCTGAAAACGTTTTCACCGAGCGCGAGAAGGCAGCGTTATTATGGGCCGAAACGGTAACGCGAGTCGCGGAAACCCACGTTCCGGATCGGGACTTTGAAGCCGCCTCTGCCATCTTTACCGCTAAAGAACTGGCCGATCTCACTATGGCGATTGGGTTGATCAACGCTTACAACCGTCTGGCAATTAGCTTTCGTAACGTACCGCAGGAGGCAATTGACGCAGGCGGTGCTGTCTGA
- the sapF gene encoding putrescine export ABC transporter ATP-binding protein SapF, whose translation MVETLLEVRNLSKTWRYRTGLFRRQHVEAVKSVSFTLRERQTLAIIGENGSGKSTLAKMLSGMVEPSAGEIVINDRPLHYGDYGFRSKLIRMIFQDPSTALNPRQRIGHILDFPLRLNSELDAAAREKRINATLRQVGLLPDHAAYYPHMLAPGQKQRVGLARALILQPKVIIADEAMASLDMSMRSQLVNLLLELQDKHGLSYIFVTQHLGMMKHISDQVLVMSHGEVVERGGTADVLAAPLHNLTRRMIASHFGEALTADAWRRDPPA comes from the coding sequence ATGGTCGAAACCCTGCTGGAAGTGCGCAACCTCAGCAAAACCTGGCGCTACCGTACCGGCCTGTTCCGCCGTCAGCACGTTGAGGCGGTCAAATCGGTCAGCTTTACCCTGCGTGAACGTCAGACGCTGGCGATTATCGGTGAAAACGGTTCCGGTAAATCGACGCTGGCAAAGATGCTCAGCGGCATGGTTGAACCCAGCGCTGGGGAAATCGTGATTAACGATCGCCCGCTTCACTATGGCGATTATGGCTTTCGCAGCAAGTTAATCCGCATGATATTTCAGGATCCCTCCACCGCGCTGAATCCTCGCCAGCGTATCGGACATATTCTTGATTTCCCCCTGCGCCTGAACAGCGAGCTGGATGCCGCCGCACGTGAAAAACGCATTAATGCCACGCTGCGTCAGGTGGGCCTGCTGCCCGACCACGCCGCTTACTATCCGCATATGCTGGCTCCGGGCCAGAAGCAGCGCGTCGGCCTGGCGCGGGCGCTGATTTTGCAGCCGAAAGTGATTATCGCCGATGAAGCGATGGCCTCGCTCGATATGTCGATGCGCTCGCAGCTGGTAAATCTGCTGCTGGAGCTTCAGGATAAGCATGGCCTCTCCTATATATTCGTTACCCAGCATCTCGGCATGATGAAACATATCAGCGATCAGGTGCTGGTGATGAGCCACGGCGAAGTGGTGGAACGCGGCGGAACGGCGGACGTACTGGCGGCACCGCTGCATAACCTGACCCGTCGCATGATCGCCAGCCACTTCGGTGAGGCGCTAACAGCGGATGCCTGGCGTCGCGATCCGCCGGCTTAA
- a CDS encoding PLP-dependent aminotransferase family protein: protein MDKTDAPDLKSGVVYTGIGSGMMRKKLALTIDRKTKVPISEQIRRGITEAIREGVLLPGTRLPSWIDLAVQLGVSRGTVKTAYDRLFDEQLVVTSRSRGTSIAEHLPANMVCPVSPEPLPASEMYQEYWSPAGVFQMGVPADDAFPVPLFSRLFAAAARETMSSSHHYGDPRGESALRREIAGLLVLSRGIKCHPSQIFITAGFTGALGLILHALSLSGQKAWVENPGFPPARRALELAGLTIVPVSVDAEGINTEHGIRLAPEAALALVTPGQQAPLGMTLSRTRRNQLLAWAHQNSSWILEDDYLGELQLNRRAAPALASQDTSGRVIHIGSFSKTISPKLRLGFVVVPHSLIDVVADVAACLSPAPDPALQMATRAFLNEGHFLRHLRKMKKIYGIRSIELAKILQQAGYRPEINGLSVLLPLAENVSDRAIARHAYHYNLAPSPLSGWYLPGIPARSGLLLGISGKHDATLEQACEQLDSLIRKFST from the coding sequence ATGGACAAAACAGACGCACCTGACCTGAAGAGCGGTGTGGTTTATACCGGTATCGGGAGTGGAATGATGAGAAAAAAATTGGCGTTAACCATCGATCGTAAAACAAAGGTGCCAATTTCTGAGCAAATCCGTCGCGGAATCACTGAAGCAATACGGGAAGGCGTATTACTCCCTGGTACGCGGCTGCCGTCCTGGATTGATTTAGCGGTTCAGCTCGGCGTATCACGTGGAACAGTAAAAACAGCGTATGATCGTTTGTTTGACGAACAGCTGGTGGTGACGTCCCGCTCGCGGGGGACCAGCATCGCTGAGCATTTACCTGCCAACATGGTCTGTCCGGTATCTCCTGAACCGCTCCCAGCCTCGGAGATGTACCAGGAGTATTGGTCGCCAGCTGGCGTCTTCCAAATGGGTGTTCCTGCCGATGATGCTTTTCCCGTGCCGCTATTTTCTCGACTTTTTGCTGCCGCAGCCCGCGAGACAATGTCTTCCAGCCATCACTACGGCGATCCGAGGGGAGAAAGTGCGCTGCGCCGTGAAATTGCAGGGTTACTGGTACTCTCACGGGGAATAAAGTGTCATCCCTCGCAAATTTTTATCACGGCGGGTTTTACCGGCGCGCTGGGATTAATATTACATGCGCTCTCTTTAAGTGGTCAGAAAGCCTGGGTTGAAAATCCAGGTTTTCCGCCCGCGAGAAGGGCACTGGAACTTGCCGGTTTAACGATCGTGCCGGTGAGCGTGGATGCTGAAGGTATAAACACAGAGCATGGCATCCGGCTGGCTCCCGAGGCGGCCCTTGCACTGGTGACACCAGGACAGCAGGCACCGCTGGGTATGACATTGTCCCGGACAAGACGCAACCAGTTACTGGCCTGGGCGCACCAAAACAGTAGCTGGATCCTGGAGGATGATTACCTGGGCGAACTTCAGCTTAATCGCCGGGCGGCTCCGGCACTCGCCTCCCAGGATACCAGTGGTCGGGTAATACATATTGGTTCTTTCAGTAAGACTATCAGCCCGAAGCTCAGGCTGGGATTTGTCGTTGTGCCGCACTCGCTAATTGATGTCGTGGCTGATGTCGCCGCCTGCCTTTCTCCGGCTCCGGATCCGGCCCTGCAAATGGCAACGCGTGCTTTTTTAAATGAAGGGCACTTTCTGCGCCATCTGCGAAAAATGAAAAAAATCTATGGTATCCGCAGTATCGAGCTGGCAAAGATACTGCAACAGGCAGGCTATCGTCCTGAAATCAATGGGTTATCCGTGTTGTTGCCTCTTGCTGAAAATGTATCAGACCGGGCTATCGCTCGCCACGCATACCATTATAATCTGGCTCCTTCGCCGTTATCCGGATGGTATTTACCCGGTATCCCTGCGCGTTCAGGATTGCTGCTGGGTATTTCAGGTAAACATGACGCAACACTGGAACAGGCTTGTGAGCAGCTTGATAGCCTGATACGAAAGTTCTCCACCTGA
- a CDS encoding DUF2534 family protein, translating to MIREKLKRPEGKKFLLAIFVVFCVALTILIRATIGGVVEEYNMPLSTWTTQMYLLQGAMVLVYTLVLTLIFSLPLGFYFFGEKSDR from the coding sequence GTGATACGTGAAAAACTGAAACGGCCAGAAGGTAAGAAATTTCTTCTGGCGATATTTGTCGTATTTTGTGTGGCGCTGACGATTCTCATTCGCGCCACCATCGGTGGCGTGGTGGAAGAATATAATATGCCGCTCTCTACCTGGACAACGCAAATGTATTTATTACAGGGCGCAATGGTACTGGTATATACATTGGTATTAACCCTGATTTTCTCTCTTCCGCTGGGATTTTATTTCTTTGGCGAGAAGTCAGACCGCTGA
- a CDS encoding CMD domain-containing protein, which produces MEPRRYAGNSHWYHETQASYRAGQAPPLYPEAADVEDRFLLGLQQNGDELTPLFKRFAPTLQAGQRLSLLLLPHAVTTTLTQTLTLYDRLSSALTVAQVTGVQRLCNHYAARLNPLPGPDSSRESNNRLTQMTQFARQLASSPAVIDAAALRRLDDVGLTTPDIISLGQIIGFVSYQARVVSGIQALLRLPVRWLPGLNNMTDAEAQRFSAQPKLPARLPLLERRYASDRQLMVIDKAGGNVDLAEIVWLLAWDTAALEARNTLQTTLPAASTEEKLAQAVAARINGSQPCLDRYDGPWQSALRQSIDAALSASHRQPRLQAIITFAAQLTRTPDRLSAAQIQPLLDLGLTQAEIFSLIQSVALAGWNNRLMQTLLGD; this is translated from the coding sequence ATGGAACCACGCCGTTACGCTGGCAACAGCCACTGGTATCATGAAACCCAGGCCAGCTATCGCGCCGGGCAGGCGCCTCCGCTTTACCCCGAAGCGGCTGACGTTGAGGACCGATTTTTACTGGGTCTGCAACAAAACGGCGATGAACTGACACCGCTGTTTAAGCGCTTTGCGCCAACGCTACAGGCAGGTCAGCGGCTCAGTCTGCTGCTGTTGCCGCACGCTGTCACTACCACGCTGACCCAGACGCTCACCCTGTATGACCGTTTATCCAGCGCCCTGACCGTGGCACAGGTAACGGGCGTGCAACGTCTGTGTAATCACTACGCCGCACGACTTAATCCCCTGCCCGGCCCTGACTCTTCACGCGAAAGTAATAACCGGCTCACCCAGATGACGCAATTTGCGCGCCAGCTCGCCAGCTCGCCGGCGGTAATTGATGCTGCGGCGCTGCGGCGGCTTGACGATGTCGGTTTAACCACGCCAGATATTATCAGCCTCGGTCAGATAATTGGTTTTGTCAGCTATCAGGCACGCGTCGTATCGGGCATCCAGGCACTGCTGCGTCTACCGGTTCGCTGGCTACCGGGGTTGAATAATATGACCGATGCAGAAGCGCAGCGTTTTTCGGCGCAGCCAAAATTGCCTGCTCGCCTGCCTTTGCTGGAGCGTCGTTATGCCAGCGATCGTCAGCTTATGGTAATAGACAAAGCAGGAGGAAACGTCGATTTGGCGGAGATCGTCTGGCTGCTTGCCTGGGATACGGCAGCGCTGGAAGCGCGTAACACCCTGCAAACTACGCTGCCAGCCGCTTCCACCGAAGAGAAGCTGGCACAGGCGGTCGCAGCGCGTATTAACGGCAGCCAGCCCTGTCTGGATCGCTACGATGGGCCGTGGCAATCGGCGCTGCGTCAAAGTATTGATGCCGCGCTGAGCGCCAGCCATCGCCAGCCGCGCCTGCAGGCGATTATTACCTTTGCCGCACAGCTGACGCGTACGCCGGACCGCCTCAGCGCAGCCCAGATCCAGCCGTTGCTGGATCTGGGCCTGACGCAGGCCGAGATTTTTTCCTTAATACAATCTGTCGCGCTGGCTGGCTGGAATAATCGCCTGATGCAGACGCTGCTTGGCGATTAG
- a CDS encoding diguanylate phosphodiesterase, which produces MLSTLIYRSHLCDDVPVKTLEEMVSKANRLNELYDVTGILLFNGTHFFQVLEGPEDAVLTIYQRICKDSRHHNLVELMRDYAPARRFGNTGMELFDLREYDPNTVLQAVFDKGTTKYQLTYDDRVLLFIRTFVEAREKENYFEVPPADAWDFIADEEVSMESEVIPADATPYHYAFQPIIDPFSRSIVSLEALMRNADGSSLREYFAQFSRDEVYDVDVKSKKQAFALANKLGIEGLTLSINLLPMSLVMVPDAVDFLLAEIQANGLVPEQIVVEVTENEVISRLDAFETSIKQLKAAGISVTIDNFGAGSAGLLLLTRFQPDRIKIDRNIISDVHKSGPKQAIVQAIIKCCSSLEIAVTAEGVEKPEEWMWLEAAGIYHFQGPLFAAPKLNGIPAVAWPEKS; this is translated from the coding sequence ATGCTCTCAACACTCATCTATCGCAGCCATCTCTGCGATGACGTCCCGGTAAAAACCCTGGAAGAAATGGTAAGCAAAGCCAACCGACTCAATGAATTATATGATGTCACTGGTATTTTGCTGTTCAACGGAACCCATTTTTTTCAGGTGCTGGAGGGTCCTGAAGACGCAGTGCTCACCATCTACCAACGTATCTGTAAAGATAGCCGACATCATAATCTGGTCGAGCTAATGCGCGACTACGCCCCTGCTCGCCGTTTCGGCAACACTGGAATGGAGCTGTTCGATCTGCGTGAATACGATCCGAATACGGTTCTTCAGGCGGTATTTGATAAAGGAACCACCAAATATCAGCTGACCTATGATGACCGGGTGCTGCTGTTTATTCGCACCTTTGTCGAAGCGAGGGAAAAAGAGAATTATTTTGAAGTGCCGCCTGCGGATGCCTGGGATTTTATCGCTGATGAGGAAGTCAGCATGGAGAGCGAGGTGATTCCTGCTGACGCGACGCCTTACCACTACGCTTTCCAGCCAATTATCGATCCCTTCTCACGCAGCATTGTCTCACTTGAAGCGCTGATGCGTAATGCAGACGGTTCTTCCCTGCGCGAGTACTTTGCTCAGTTTTCCAGGGATGAGGTCTATGACGTCGATGTTAAATCGAAAAAGCAGGCTTTTGCACTGGCCAATAAGCTGGGTATCGAAGGGCTAACCCTTTCAATCAACTTGCTGCCGATGTCGCTGGTTATGGTGCCAGACGCGGTTGATTTTCTGCTGGCAGAAATTCAGGCCAACGGCCTGGTTCCTGAACAAATTGTGGTCGAAGTGACGGAAAACGAGGTTATTTCACGCCTCGACGCGTTCGAAACCTCGATTAAACAGCTAAAAGCGGCAGGAATTAGCGTAACGATAGATAATTTTGGTGCGGGATCTGCCGGTCTGCTGCTGCTGACGCGTTTCCAGCCCGATCGGATTAAAATCGATCGGAATATTATCAGCGACGTGCATAAAAGCGGCCCGAAACAGGCCATCGTCCAGGCCATTATCAAGTGCTGTTCATCGCTGGAAATTGCCGTAACCGCTGAGGGCGTCGAAAAGCCCGAAGAATGGATGTGGCTGGAAGCCGCCGGAATTTATCATTTCCAGGGACCGCTGTTTGCCGCGCCGAAACTGAACGGTATCCCCGCCGTTGCCTGGCCTGAAAAGAGCTGA